The Flavobacterium johnsoniae genomic sequence CATGTTTTCAGTTTAAAGAAAAAATAACGTTTTAGAATAAGGTAAATTTTAATTGTAATTTAAAGATTCAGTCTTATGAAAAACAGAAAACCATCAAGAAAAAATATCTTATTCTCCCTTTTGATTCTTTTGTCATTTAATACTTTAAATGCGCAGAAATATCATATCAGTGTAAAAGATTCTTTAGACGGAGCTTTCGATTTGAGCGATTATATAATTTACGCGCACGGTTTTATTGTTGTTCCAACAATTATTACAGAACCCGCATTAGGAAATATTGGAGGTGCATTGGTTCCCATTTTTTTAAAAAAACATGCGCCAGTAATAGAAGAAGATGGTAAAAAACGTATTGTAAGTCCAGATATAACAGGCGGAATCGGAATGTACACTGGGAATAAAAGTTGGATGGTAGGAGCTTTTCGTTCAGCGACACTCGTAAAACCTAGAATATTATATCGTGTTGCGGCAGGATATGGAGATGTAAATCTTTCGTTTTATGCCAACAACAGACCGAATCTTCCCGATGAAGAATTTAAACTTAATTTTAGATCTACGATTTTTTATACACAATGGCTTAAACAATTTAAAAATGCCAAATGGAGCGCAGGTCCACAGTATTTATTTTTAAACTCTAAAATAAATCTGCCCGATTTTAATCTTCCGCCGCCATTTGTAAAACCTGGCGATATCAAAAGTACAGTTAGTCAGTTTGGAGGAGCAATTCAGTTTGACGGACGTGATAACATATTTACACCAGATAAAGGAATCAGGATTCAATCCGATTTCTTTTGGTCAGACAACGCAATAGGAAGCGACTACGATGCCTGGCGCGTTAATTTATCAGCAATAGGATATTATCCATTAGCAAAAACATTAATTGGCGGACTAAGGGTAGAAGGAGAGCAGGCGTTTGGGAGTCCGCCTTTTTATTTAAGGCCAGGAATTAACCTGAGAGGAATTCCCGCAGCGCGTTATCAAGGAAAAACAAGTATTGTAACTGAAGCCGAACTAAGATGGGATTTTTATAAAAGATGGAGCATTATGGGATTTGGCGGACTTGCAAGTGCTTTTAACGATTGGGATCAGGCTTTTGCAAAACCCGTTGTTTACAGTTACGGTACAGGTTTTAGGTACCTAGTTGCCCGAAAATTTAAACTCAGAATGGGAGTTGATGTCGCGAAAGGAAATGAAGATTGGGCTTACTATATCGTTTTTGGAAGCAATTGGATGCGATAATTATGAATTGGGAAAAGTAAAATTCCCGATAATACTATCGGGAATTCAAATAAAATTTGTGTTAATTAGAGCCATTTGGCAAACAAAAAGCTGTTTATTTCTTCCAAGAAGGTTTGATAATTCTATTGTTTTTATGGCATAATACCAACAGTAGAATAGTTGCTAAAGCACAAAAGACAATTGCCTGTATTGATCCTTCGGGACCAAATGCACCACCTGTAATAAATTCTGGACCTTGTATTTGAGCTTCGACTAAATTGTTTGTTTTTTCATTTCCAGATGTGATTGCTCCATAAATTCCAGATTGAGTAAAATTCCAAGCAAAATGTATCGCGATTGGCAACCACAAACTACGACTGTACATAAACGCAGCTCCAAATAAAAAACCTGCAGTTGTAATACATATTCCAGAAATCAATGTACCATGGGGGTTTGCCAAGTGTAGAGCTCCAAATAATACTGAAGAAATAGCTAGCGAAATATAGCTTCCTAGTTTTTCTTCCATTATTCTAAAGATAATACCGCGAACCAAAACTTCTTCGATAATAGCAACGGTAAACATAATTGCAAACGGAATCAAGATAAACGTAACAGGATTTATTTTTACAATACTATAATTTCCGTTAAGGTACATGACCAAAATAGTTAAGGATTGTAAAATAAAACCAATCGAAATTCCAATAAATAGATTTTTAGCAAGTCCTTTTACAGCAAATTCAGTTATGATTCTTTTATCATATTTTTTAAAGAAAAAGATATAACTCAATATGCATGACGCGGAAACGAAAAGTCCTTTCAATAGATTTCTGTAATCTTTGTCGAGTGCAGTCAAACTGAGTAATTTTGAAGCAATTTGTTGTCCGATAATAACAACTGCCATAAAAGTAAGTAAGGCAAGAATAATTTTGGTTATTGGAGAATTGAATGTTTTTTGTTTTAAAGTAAACGTTTCCATTGGTTTGGTTTTAATGATTTGATGAAGCAAATGTATATTGCCTTGAAACCAAAAAATAGAATGAAATTTGCCTTCTTTTATAATTTTTGAAATTGTTTTGGTAAAAATCCAGTTTGGTTTTTAAAAGTTCTGATAAAATGACTTTGATCTGAAAATCCGCAACGAAGCGCAATTTCAGTCAAATTTTCTGAGCTAGATTGTATCAGCGAAAGCGAACGATTAATTTTAATTCTACGCATATATTCGCCTAAAG encodes the following:
- a CDS encoding CPBP family intramembrane glutamic endopeptidase, whose protein sequence is METFTLKQKTFNSPITKIILALLTFMAVVIIGQQIASKLLSLTALDKDYRNLLKGLFVSASCILSYIFFFKKYDKRIITEFAVKGLAKNLFIGISIGFILQSLTILVMYLNGNYSIVKINPVTFILIPFAIMFTVAIIEEVLVRGIIFRIMEEKLGSYISLAISSVLFGALHLANPHGTLISGICITTAGFLFGAAFMYSRSLWLPIAIHFAWNFTQSGIYGAITSGNEKTNNLVEAQIQGPEFITGGAFGPEGSIQAIVFCALATILLLVLCHKNNRIIKPSWKK
- a CDS encoding BamA/TamA family outer membrane protein, with amino-acid sequence MKNRKPSRKNILFSLLILLSFNTLNAQKYHISVKDSLDGAFDLSDYIIYAHGFIVVPTIITEPALGNIGGALVPIFLKKHAPVIEEDGKKRIVSPDITGGIGMYTGNKSWMVGAFRSATLVKPRILYRVAAGYGDVNLSFYANNRPNLPDEEFKLNFRSTIFYTQWLKQFKNAKWSAGPQYLFLNSKINLPDFNLPPPFVKPGDIKSTVSQFGGAIQFDGRDNIFTPDKGIRIQSDFFWSDNAIGSDYDAWRVNLSAIGYYPLAKTLIGGLRVEGEQAFGSPPFYLRPGINLRGIPAARYQGKTSIVTEAELRWDFYKRWSIMGFGGLASAFNDWDQAFAKPVVYSYGTGFRYLVARKFKLRMGVDVAKGNEDWAYYIVFGSNWMR